From a single Mesorhizobium shangrilense genomic region:
- a CDS encoding LLM class flavin-dependent oxidoreductase, translated as MLPEAGVEFVSSTPKALKLLGVKKMQNPLRNGNRLKLGLFGTNGKAGAQTLVPELYYPTWENSIRTAQVADRAGFETIVAYARWKAYMPGRPDHISGVVFDPFTWCAGIAQATNYSAIMPTSHAPTIHPVTCAKQCATIDHISNGRLALNIVGGWNKHELEMFGADMLEHDRRYEQLEEWLTVIKKMWVETNEFDYQGSFYNVRRGASMPKPLQQPAPPIMNAGGSARGMSFACQHADICFVILQSDDPNEWRKQIDLYKNTARSFGREIQVWTYCPVVQRDTKEEAENYLNYFAVEMEDKESVDAWSVGIGSQSQIASPDKLREMRKRVAAGAGGNILVGTGEIISEQMQTLCDAGLDGVLCSFVNVDDGLHRFISQALPLLEQRGLRQSFAPQKSESSIAAAMA; from the coding sequence ATGCTGCCCGAGGCAGGAGTGGAGTTTGTTTCCAGCACGCCCAAGGCATTGAAATTGTTAGGAGTCAAGAAAATGCAAAATCCACTCAGAAACGGCAACCGTCTCAAACTCGGGCTCTTTGGAACGAACGGGAAAGCGGGTGCGCAAACGCTTGTCCCCGAGCTTTACTACCCGACTTGGGAAAACTCGATCAGGACAGCGCAAGTTGCCGATAGGGCAGGTTTCGAGACGATCGTGGCCTATGCACGTTGGAAGGCGTACATGCCAGGGCGGCCAGATCACATCAGCGGTGTCGTTTTCGATCCTTTCACTTGGTGTGCAGGAATTGCTCAGGCCACGAATTATTCGGCAATCATGCCCACTTCACACGCACCAACTATCCATCCCGTTACGTGCGCCAAACAATGTGCCACCATCGACCATATATCGAATGGCCGCCTTGCTCTGAATATCGTTGGGGGCTGGAATAAGCATGAACTCGAAATGTTCGGCGCCGACATGCTCGAACATGACCGCCGATACGAGCAGTTAGAGGAATGGCTGACGGTTATTAAGAAGATGTGGGTGGAAACCAACGAATTTGATTACCAAGGCAGTTTCTACAATGTTCGGCGCGGCGCTTCAATGCCAAAGCCATTACAGCAACCCGCCCCCCCCATCATGAACGCTGGCGGCTCTGCACGTGGAATGAGTTTTGCGTGCCAGCATGCCGACATTTGCTTTGTAATTCTACAATCCGACGACCCCAACGAGTGGCGCAAGCAAATCGACCTTTACAAGAATACTGCCCGGTCGTTTGGCCGCGAAATCCAAGTTTGGACTTATTGCCCAGTTGTCCAGCGGGACACAAAAGAGGAGGCGGAAAACTACCTGAACTATTTCGCCGTCGAAATGGAAGACAAGGAAAGTGTTGACGCTTGGTCGGTGGGCATTGGCTCGCAGTCTCAGATCGCCTCCCCTGACAAATTGAGGGAGATGCGCAAACGGGTAGCAGCGGGTGCCGGTGGAAATATTCTTGTCGGCACCGGCGAGATCATTTCTGAGCAAATGCAGACCTTGTGCGATGCCGGCTTGGACGGCGTGCTGTGCTCTTTTGTCAATGTGGACGACGGTTTGCATCGATTTATCTCCCAAGCCCTCCCACTCCTTGAACAACGCGGCTTGCGCCAGTCTTTTGCACCCCAGAAGTCCGAATCGAGCATAGCGGCCGCCATGGCATGA
- the denD gene encoding D-erythronate dehydrogenase — protein MKIIIAGGSGFIGRLLIEKLLSRPAMSGTFGQELIEEVIVFDNVAADEHMAATADSRIKVVLGDITDRAVIERLVADAGTTSVSVFYLTAVMSGIAEKDIELGYRINVDGLFNMLNALRTLEHPPRFIFASTVGVFGGDEMPAIVSDSTKQTPQSSYGIAKAIGELLVNDYTRKGYIDGRGARLPTVVIRPGAPFAGAGSFASDIFREPIQGRDCVLPVQMDTRLCILGYRDVVDYLLALHELEGSALGVDRTINLPNIQCGVREMAAAVEKVAAEQDLKSGSITVSPDPNIERIVSSWPTGMDASKAKYLGLPQPTALDQLIRDFQVDFPAIP, from the coding sequence ATGAAGATCATTATCGCTGGTGGGAGCGGCTTCATAGGCCGTCTCCTGATTGAGAAGTTGCTTTCAAGGCCCGCAATGAGCGGCACCTTTGGGCAGGAGCTCATAGAGGAAGTCATTGTTTTCGACAACGTTGCAGCTGACGAGCATATGGCTGCGACTGCGGATTCTCGCATCAAGGTCGTGTTGGGCGACATCACTGATCGTGCAGTGATCGAAAGACTCGTAGCCGACGCCGGCACGACGTCCGTTTCTGTTTTCTATCTGACAGCGGTCATGAGCGGCATAGCGGAAAAAGATATCGAACTTGGATACCGCATCAACGTCGATGGTCTGTTCAATATGCTGAATGCGTTGCGAACGCTTGAGCATCCCCCGCGCTTTATCTTTGCCAGTACGGTGGGAGTTTTCGGTGGAGACGAGATGCCTGCGATCGTCAGCGATTCGACAAAGCAGACACCCCAATCGAGCTACGGTATCGCCAAGGCGATCGGCGAACTGCTTGTCAACGACTATACGCGAAAAGGGTATATCGATGGACGGGGAGCACGCCTTCCGACTGTTGTTATCCGTCCTGGCGCACCTTTTGCCGGGGCAGGAAGCTTCGCAAGCGACATCTTTCGGGAACCGATTCAAGGACGCGATTGTGTGCTGCCGGTACAAATGGATACGCGCTTATGCATCCTTGGCTACCGTGACGTCGTTGATTATCTTTTAGCGCTCCATGAACTTGAAGGAAGTGCTCTCGGTGTCGATCGCACGATCAACCTGCCCAACATTCAGTGTGGGGTCAGGGAAATGGCAGCGGCGGTTGAGAAGGTTGCGGCAGAGCAGGATTTGAAATCTGGCAGCATTACGGTTTCACCTGACCCCAATATCGAACGAATTGTCTCGTCTTGGCCGACGGGAATGGATGCCAGCAAAGCCAAGTATCTCGGGCTGCCCCAGCCCACCGCGCTCGACCAATTGATCAGAGACTTCCAAGTTGATTTCCCGGCCATCCCGTAA
- a CDS encoding ABC transporter ATP-binding protein, protein MATDQVLLQINDLHVAYGELRVLQGVSLQIKVGELVSLLGGNGSGKSTTQKTILGFVRPTAGQILFEGARLDTLSIAEIIRKGITMVPEGRRLFPFMAVRENLLLGAWVRRKERAELKQDLERVLELFPILRTRLNQLAGTMSGGEQQMVAMARALMMRPKLVLMDEPTMGLAPKLVDEVLDLIQTVNRNGIAVLLVEQNARTALGFTDRAYVLERGRLVIEGPSKDLLSNERVRSAYLGELSQA, encoded by the coding sequence TTGGCAACGGATCAAGTTCTACTGCAAATTAACGATCTGCACGTGGCTTATGGCGAACTACGGGTTCTGCAAGGCGTAAGCCTTCAAATCAAAGTGGGCGAGTTGGTATCCCTCCTGGGGGGCAATGGGTCAGGCAAATCGACGACCCAGAAGACCATTTTGGGTTTTGTTCGACCCACAGCAGGACAGATACTGTTTGAGGGCGCGCGCCTTGACACTCTTTCAATCGCTGAAATCATCCGCAAAGGGATCACTATGGTGCCGGAAGGTCGGCGTCTGTTCCCGTTTATGGCGGTTCGGGAAAACCTGCTCTTGGGGGCTTGGGTGCGTCGCAAGGAACGTGCAGAGCTCAAGCAGGATCTTGAACGGGTTTTGGAGCTGTTTCCGATCCTGCGCACTAGGCTCAATCAGTTGGCGGGAACAATGTCAGGCGGTGAGCAGCAAATGGTTGCAATGGCACGGGCCTTGATGATGCGTCCAAAACTAGTTTTGATGGACGAACCGACGATGGGTTTGGCGCCCAAACTTGTCGACGAGGTCCTTGATCTTATCCAGACCGTAAACCGAAACGGAATCGCCGTTTTGCTAGTTGAGCAAAACGCGCGCACGGCGCTCGGATTCACGGATCGTGCTTACGTCTTAGAACGGGGGCGCCTTGTGATCGAGGGCCCGTCAAAAGACCTGCTTTCCAATGAGCGAGTACGCTCGGCCTATCTAGGTGAGCTTAGTCAGGCGTGA
- a CDS encoding ABC transporter ATP-binding protein codes for MPLLQIDSLEKSFGGLKAVKDVSFSIERDEIVSVVGPNGAGKTTLFNLLTGFIKPDGGQIILDGRRIEGCNPETVCRAGFVRTFQSSKVFPHMSVLDNVTIGALSRFNDIASARREALSIFDFFGSRLHDYSDRAAGTLSWANRTRVEIARALACRPSLIGLDEPTAGMNPAETNEISELIMKLRNEGITVLVIEHDMSLVMRVSDRIVVLHHGELLLQGTPPEVRGNAKVMEAYLGNGSSSTAN; via the coding sequence ATGCCTCTTCTGCAGATAGATTCATTAGAAAAAAGCTTCGGTGGCTTGAAAGCGGTAAAAGACGTTAGCTTTTCCATCGAAAGAGACGAAATCGTGAGTGTGGTTGGGCCAAATGGCGCGGGAAAAACGACACTATTCAACCTTTTAACTGGCTTTATTAAACCGGATGGCGGGCAGATAATCTTAGATGGCCGCAGAATTGAAGGCTGCAATCCGGAGACCGTTTGTCGGGCGGGGTTTGTCCGCACGTTTCAGTCATCGAAAGTGTTCCCGCACATGTCGGTGCTGGATAATGTGACGATCGGAGCCCTTAGCCGCTTCAACGATATAGCAAGCGCCCGCCGCGAAGCTCTTTCGATCTTCGACTTTTTTGGATCTCGCCTTCACGACTATTCCGACCGCGCCGCGGGAACCCTCTCTTGGGCCAATAGAACGCGGGTTGAAATTGCACGTGCGTTGGCGTGTCGACCCTCCCTTATCGGATTGGACGAGCCAACTGCGGGTATGAACCCGGCTGAAACTAACGAGATATCTGAGCTCATAATGAAACTCAGAAACGAAGGCATCACTGTTCTCGTTATCGAACACGACATGAGTTTGGTCATGCGCGTTTCAGATAGGATCGTCGTTTTGCACCATGGGGAACTTCTGTTGCAAGGCACCCCACCGGAAGTCCGCGGCAACGCTAAAGTCATGGAGGCCTATCTTGGCAACGGATCAAGTTCTACTGCAAATTAA
- a CDS encoding branched-chain amino acid ABC transporter permease, protein MNTNTISTGIRPQVQATSLARTVTFWAIVVGALYVTASLLTDQHLVDLMFQIMLAASLAGAWNIVGGFGGQIALGHAAFFGVGAYTSTLLFQHFQLTPWVGMLGGAFLAALLATLIGAVTLRLRGPFFAMTTVAFTELVRIIVKNWDSVTGGSRGLWIPWEPNPWNFNFSDRNSYLFVAITLAVLVYSATAIIANTKLGYLLNALREDVDAARSVGVKATRARLLSFAISAAFAAVGGTVYAQYTLSIDPASVMSFDISIQMALMSAVGGLGTVIGPALGAIAVVTSSSLLRGWFGGELGALHLLLYGVLLILVMLFARGGIIGVAGDLKKRFSRKSSQR, encoded by the coding sequence GTGAACACAAATACGATCTCAACAGGCATTCGTCCCCAGGTCCAGGCGACATCGCTTGCACGCACTGTAACTTTCTGGGCGATAGTCGTTGGTGCACTTTATGTCACCGCATCACTCCTGACCGACCAACACCTTGTCGATCTAATGTTTCAAATTATGCTGGCTGCCTCGCTTGCTGGCGCTTGGAACATCGTAGGTGGGTTTGGGGGCCAGATCGCTCTTGGCCATGCTGCTTTTTTTGGCGTTGGTGCGTACACTTCAACGCTGCTGTTTCAACATTTTCAGCTCACGCCTTGGGTGGGGATGCTGGGAGGTGCATTTCTCGCCGCGCTGCTTGCGACGTTAATTGGGGCGGTAACATTGCGGTTGCGTGGGCCATTCTTTGCCATGACCACTGTGGCGTTCACCGAACTGGTACGCATCATAGTAAAAAATTGGGACTCCGTGACGGGCGGCTCGCGAGGGTTATGGATCCCTTGGGAACCGAATCCCTGGAATTTCAATTTCAGCGACCGAAATTCTTATCTGTTTGTTGCCATAACTCTTGCAGTTTTGGTTTATTCAGCAACGGCAATAATTGCGAACACCAAACTTGGCTATTTGCTCAACGCTCTGCGCGAGGATGTTGATGCCGCCCGCTCGGTTGGCGTCAAGGCAACGAGGGCGAGACTGCTTTCGTTTGCCATCAGTGCGGCTTTTGCAGCAGTTGGTGGAACAGTCTACGCCCAATACACGCTGAGTATCGATCCAGCGAGCGTAATGAGCTTTGATATTTCGATACAAATGGCACTGATGAGTGCAGTGGGTGGATTAGGAACCGTCATTGGACCAGCCTTGGGAGCCATAGCGGTGGTCACCAGCAGTTCTTTGCTACGAGGCTGGTTTGGTGGGGAGTTAGGCGCACTTCACCTCCTGCTCTACGGTGTTCTCCTCATTCTTGTTATGCTCTTCGCCCGAGGAGGGATCATAGGCGTTGCAGGTGATCTGAAGAAGCGCTTTAGCCGCAAATCCAGTCAACGATGA
- a CDS encoding branched-chain amino acid ABC transporter permease — protein MDIFLQLALSGLLLGGIYGLLSLGLTLVFGVTRIVNFAHGEFVMLGMYLSYFLWQLGFDPYLTAPVAFFVCLAVGVVTQHFVLRRTLTMPHFVQVFVTIGISVVMQSAAQLLFTSDFYFVRPSYGNAIVKLGTARLPLTMVIAAALAFVGTALVHLFLKKTHIGAAIRATAQDPYAANVVGIDIKKVYAVTFGVGIGCAGLAGALLAPIYPVYPTVGLAYSLISFVVVVLGGLGSLPGALLGGLVVGLLETFSAYYVSPEAKEATYFTIFILVLLLRPAGLFGLRGSETMGANH, from the coding sequence ATGGATATCTTTTTACAGTTGGCGTTGTCCGGTCTATTGCTCGGTGGCATTTACGGTCTTCTCAGTCTGGGACTGACCCTTGTGTTTGGGGTGACGCGTATCGTCAACTTCGCACATGGCGAATTCGTAATGCTGGGAATGTATCTCTCCTACTTCTTGTGGCAACTCGGCTTCGATCCATATCTCACGGCGCCAGTAGCTTTTTTCGTGTGTCTTGCGGTCGGCGTTGTCACGCAGCACTTCGTATTGCGAAGGACTCTGACGATGCCGCATTTTGTGCAGGTCTTCGTAACAATCGGGATCAGCGTCGTTATGCAGTCGGCGGCACAGCTGCTATTCACCTCTGATTTCTATTTTGTACGTCCCTCGTACGGAAACGCGATAGTTAAACTGGGCACCGCACGCCTCCCCCTAACTATGGTTATTGCCGCGGCGCTTGCGTTCGTCGGCACAGCACTCGTCCACCTCTTTTTGAAGAAGACGCATATCGGAGCCGCTATCAGAGCTACCGCTCAGGATCCGTATGCAGCAAATGTTGTCGGCATTGATATCAAGAAAGTTTATGCCGTGACATTTGGTGTTGGCATAGGTTGCGCCGGTTTAGCCGGCGCGCTCCTAGCGCCAATTTATCCCGTCTATCCGACGGTGGGCCTTGCATACTCCCTGATCTCCTTTGTGGTCGTCGTATTAGGGGGGCTTGGTAGCCTTCCGGGTGCTCTATTGGGTGGTCTCGTCGTAGGGCTGCTGGAGACCTTTTCAGCCTACTACGTCTCGCCGGAGGCAAAAGAAGCGACGTACTTCACCATCTTTATCCTCGTCCTCCTTCTTCGTCCTGCTGGGCTTTTCGGGCTGCGTGGATCAGAAACAATGGGCGCCAACCACTAG
- a CDS encoding ABC transporter substrate-binding protein, which yields MGIDRRTLLQAAGVTLGAVALGAPALAQSDPKPIRIGMLFPRTGDLALLGEAQANGALIAIDMANDAGGINGRRIEVVRADAPTPNAAVAEATRLISSENIKILVGSYASAIASSVVGVAERSGVIHWEVGAIADSLTQRGFKNVFRTCATAGQTGQLGFDFALNYLFPKLSLTKKTARIALVHEDSEFGSTVAKSLTSRANELGVSFTTYAYTKDTNDLSPVVLKLRDAGTDVLLSVQYINDAVLFWRQARQLDLNVKAHVGLGAGHFENSFPKAVGADADGIFISGPPLDLNPAGLTSEGAALAEQFYSRYQKKHGEKASSVAMLGFAGTIMLTQFVLPNAKDPDDPASVRAAALAVDKPKGSTPAGWGVKFNPPGENGGQNERAFWIIRQWQNGALQTIYPEELASVKPIMVPLPEWASR from the coding sequence ATGGGAATCGACCGTAGAACACTCCTTCAGGCCGCGGGCGTAACTTTGGGGGCGGTGGCTCTCGGAGCGCCGGCGCTTGCCCAGTCAGATCCAAAACCGATCCGGATAGGCATGCTCTTTCCGCGAACTGGGGATCTCGCACTATTAGGCGAGGCCCAGGCAAACGGCGCGCTTATCGCAATCGACATGGCCAATGATGCTGGCGGCATCAATGGGCGCAGGATCGAAGTTGTCAGGGCAGATGCTCCGACCCCGAATGCGGCAGTCGCCGAAGCCACAAGGCTCATCAGCAGCGAAAACATCAAAATTCTGGTTGGCAGCTATGCAAGCGCGATCGCATCGTCCGTCGTGGGTGTCGCCGAAAGATCCGGTGTCATTCATTGGGAGGTCGGCGCAATTGCTGACAGCCTCACACAGCGGGGTTTCAAGAACGTCTTTCGCACGTGCGCGACAGCTGGCCAAACCGGCCAACTAGGCTTCGATTTCGCACTGAACTATCTGTTCCCCAAGCTTTCCTTGACCAAAAAAACGGCCAGAATTGCACTGGTCCATGAAGATTCAGAGTTTGGTTCCACCGTCGCAAAGAGCCTGACGTCACGAGCAAATGAGTTGGGTGTATCCTTCACCACTTATGCATACACGAAAGATACCAACGACCTTTCTCCAGTCGTTCTGAAGCTTCGCGATGCTGGGACTGACGTTCTACTGTCGGTGCAATACATTAATGACGCTGTCCTGTTCTGGAGGCAGGCCAGACAACTTGATCTCAACGTCAAGGCGCACGTCGGGCTCGGTGCTGGCCATTTTGAGAATTCCTTCCCTAAAGCTGTAGGGGCCGATGCAGATGGCATCTTCATTTCAGGGCCCCCACTCGATCTAAATCCAGCCGGATTGACGTCAGAGGGGGCGGCACTCGCTGAACAATTCTACAGTCGCTATCAAAAAAAGCATGGAGAGAAAGCGAGTTCTGTGGCCATGCTCGGTTTCGCTGGAACCATCATGCTTACGCAATTCGTTCTTCCAAATGCGAAAGATCCAGACGATCCCGCATCTGTTCGCGCCGCCGCATTGGCGGTCGACAAGCCAAAGGGATCCACCCCGGCAGGCTGGGGTGTTAAATTCAATCCCCCAGGCGAAAATGGCGGCCAGAATGAGCGCGCGTTTTGGATTATCCGGCAATGGCAGAATGGCGCGTTGCAAACGATTTATCCTGAGGAACTTGCATCGGTAAAGCCGATTATGGTGCCTCTCCCCGAGTGGGCCAGCCGCTAG
- a CDS encoding Coenzyme F420 hydrogenase/dehydrogenase, beta subunit C-terminal domain has product MHAIWGPIEAVYRSHAMDDAIRDRAAAGGTLTALGCFLLQSRKVDAIVHVKASSEQPMLTDCHVSYTPDDVISGSQSRYGPSPALTRLCEIVDTGARIAVIAKPCDITAVRNLMRVDARASRQILYCLTLFCGGVPTIQTSEKVVLFHGFSPSDLKTFRWRGYGWPGHTYIESADGRTAKMSYEDTWHKPGVPWSNDVQFRCKICPDSIGELADVSCPDGWVLENGKPIYREAPGLNIAIARTEKGHALLREAHQAGFVGLGPCEQEELAPMHRGHLNKKLQVPARYFALWLMRKPRLKLRNYRMLTLLRLAGPAMVWGEFTGMLARIRDGRNRENPKG; this is encoded by the coding sequence ATGCATGCGATATGGGGGCCAATTGAAGCTGTCTATAGAAGCCACGCCATGGACGACGCCATCCGTGATCGCGCTGCAGCAGGCGGAACGTTGACTGCACTAGGCTGTTTTCTCCTACAAAGCAGAAAAGTCGACGCCATTGTCCACGTTAAAGCATCATCCGAACAGCCTATGTTGACCGATTGTCATGTTAGCTACACGCCTGATGACGTTATTTCTGGTTCTCAGTCCCGATATGGCCCAAGCCCGGCGCTTACCAGACTTTGCGAGATTGTCGACACCGGTGCTCGTATAGCGGTCATTGCGAAGCCGTGTGACATTACAGCTGTCCGCAACCTTATGCGGGTTGATGCCCGAGCTTCGCGGCAGATCCTTTACTGCCTCACTCTGTTTTGCGGAGGAGTTCCGACCATCCAGACGTCGGAGAAAGTTGTTTTGTTTCACGGTTTCTCCCCGAGCGACCTCAAAACTTTCCGGTGGCGGGGATATGGATGGCCCGGCCATACGTATATTGAAAGTGCCGATGGCAGGACCGCGAAAATGTCCTATGAGGACACTTGGCACAAGCCTGGTGTTCCCTGGTCCAACGACGTGCAGTTTCGCTGCAAAATTTGTCCCGATTCAATCGGTGAGTTGGCAGATGTCTCCTGCCCGGACGGGTGGGTTTTGGAGAACGGAAAGCCGATCTATAGAGAGGCGCCAGGTCTCAACATTGCCATTGCCCGGACCGAAAAAGGGCATGCACTTTTAAGAGAAGCTCACCAGGCAGGCTTCGTCGGCCTTGGCCCATGCGAGCAAGAAGAGCTGGCTCCGATGCATCGAGGGCATCTGAATAAAAAACTTCAAGTCCCTGCTCGTTATTTCGCTCTCTGGTTGATGCGGAAGCCGCGATTGAAGTTACGAAACTACCGCATGCTTACCTTACTGCGCCTAGCGGGGCCCGCGATGGTTTGGGGTGAGTTCACAGGCATGCTCGCGCGTATCCGAGATGGGCGTAATAGAGAAAATCCAAAAGGTTGA
- a CDS encoding Re/Si-specific NAD(P)(+) transhydrogenase subunit alpha yields the protein MRIGAVRERHDLEARVGMTPDSAIQLQKLGYACLIETGAGMRAGFTDESYLAAGVSVVAESQEIYAQADVVAKVRPPLPNEIEGLTPGKTLISFFHPAQNGGLLEQARAKGVNVIAMDMVPRISRAQKMDALSSMANVAGYRAVIEAGNNFGRFFTGQVTAAGKVPPAKVLVIGAGVAGLAAIGTATALGAITYAFDVRPEVAEQIESMGAEFVFLDFKGEGQGGAATGGYAAPSSPEFREKQLAKFRELAQQIDIVITTALIPGRDAPKLWLSDMVAAMKPGSVIVDLAAERGGNCELTVADQKIISDNGVTVIGYTDFPSRMAAQSSALYATNIRHMMADLTPARDGKLVHNMEDDVIRGATVAFEGAITCPPPPPKVQAIAAQKTQEKVKEPTPGEKRSKEAAAFRRQTRSQAILLAAATSVLLLVGAYAPASFMSHFMVFVLACFVGFQVIWNVSHSLHTPLMAVTNAVSGIVILGALLQIGSGDWLVVMLAALSVLIATINVVGGFLVTRRMLAMFQKA from the coding sequence ATGCGCATCGGTGCAGTTAGAGAGCGGCATGATCTAGAAGCACGGGTTGGCATGACCCCCGATAGCGCGATTCAGTTGCAGAAGCTCGGCTACGCGTGTCTGATCGAAACGGGTGCGGGGATGCGGGCGGGCTTTACCGACGAGTCCTATCTAGCGGCTGGCGTCAGCGTAGTTGCCGAGTCGCAGGAGATTTATGCGCAGGCCGACGTCGTCGCCAAGGTGCGTCCACCCCTGCCTAACGAGATCGAAGGGCTGACGCCAGGCAAGACGTTGATCAGCTTTTTCCATCCCGCACAAAATGGCGGTCTTCTCGAGCAGGCTCGCGCCAAAGGCGTCAACGTCATCGCCATGGATATGGTGCCGCGGATCAGCCGAGCCCAGAAGATGGACGCGCTGTCGTCGATGGCTAATGTCGCCGGCTACCGCGCGGTGATCGAAGCCGGCAACAATTTCGGGCGATTCTTCACTGGCCAGGTGACGGCGGCCGGCAAAGTGCCGCCGGCTAAGGTGTTGGTGATCGGGGCTGGCGTCGCCGGTCTTGCCGCAATAGGCACGGCGACTGCGCTCGGCGCCATTACCTATGCCTTCGACGTGCGCCCGGAAGTGGCCGAACAGATTGAGTCGATGGGCGCCGAATTCGTCTTCCTCGATTTTAAGGGTGAGGGCCAGGGAGGGGCAGCGACCGGCGGGTATGCCGCGCCGTCGTCGCCGGAATTCCGGGAGAAACAACTCGCCAAGTTCCGCGAACTGGCGCAGCAGATCGACATCGTCATCACCACAGCGCTTATCCCAGGTCGGGATGCGCCAAAACTGTGGCTCTCCGACATGGTTGCGGCGATGAAGCCTGGCTCGGTGATCGTCGACCTCGCGGCCGAGCGCGGCGGCAATTGCGAACTGACGGTGGCTGATCAGAAGATCATCTCCGACAACGGCGTGACCGTCATTGGCTACACCGACTTTCCAAGCCGCATGGCGGCGCAGTCCTCCGCGCTCTACGCCACCAATATCCGTCACATGATGGCGGACCTGACTCCGGCCAGGGACGGCAAGCTCGTCCACAACATGGAAGACGACGTCATCCGCGGCGCAACCGTCGCCTTTGAGGGCGCGATCACCTGTCCGCCACCACCACCGAAAGTGCAGGCGATTGCCGCGCAAAAAACCCAAGAGAAGGTCAAGGAGCCAACGCCGGGGGAAAAGCGGTCGAAGGAGGCGGCCGCCTTCAGGCGGCAGACCCGCAGCCAGGCCATCCTGCTGGCGGCCGCAACCTCGGTGCTGCTTCTGGTAGGTGCCTATGCGCCCGCAAGCTTCATGAGCCATTTCATGGTCTTCGTGCTCGCCTGCTTCGTCGGCTTCCAGGTCATTTGGAATGTCTCGCATTCGCTGCACACACCGCTGATGGCCGTGACGAACGCCGTTTCCGGCATCGTCATCCTGGGCGCACTCCTGCAGATCGGGTCGGGCGACTGGCTGGTGGTGATGCTAGCGGCGCTCTCGGTCCTGATCGCTACGATCAACGTCGTCGGCGGCTTCCTGGTCACCCGGCGTATGCTTGCCATGTTCCAGAAGGCGTGA